The Pseudomonas sp. KU26590 genomic sequence GGGGCCAGCCAGGCAGCGCCGATCGCCAGCGTCGAAAACCACAACACTGAAGCGCTGGCCGCCCCGGCCACATAGGCGCCGGGCACTGCTTGCTGTGCGCCAAGCGAGCCGATCAGCAGCACCGTATCGAGATAAACGTGCGGGTTCAGCAAGGTCACCGCCAGGGCGGTCAGCAGTACCGCGCGGCGTGAGCGCTGGCCGTTGATATCGCCCTGAGCGAGGCTCTGCGGCGACAACGCGCGGCGCAAGGCCATGGCGCCGTACCACAGCAGAAACACCACGCCGCCCCAGCGCGCCACCGCCAGCAGCGTGGGGTTATGGGCCAGCACATTGGCCAGCCCGAACACGCCGGCGGCCACCAACAGGGCGTCGCACACGATGCACAGCAAGGCCACGGAAAGGTGGTGTTCGCGACGCAGACTTTGCGCCAGCACGTAGGCGTTCTGGGTGCCGATGGCCATGATCAGCCCGAGGGAAACCAGCAGGCCGTTGAGGTAGCTTTGCCACATGATGTCGGGCCTCGTTCAGTTCAGGGGTGGACGCGATCAGGCGCTCGTGGCCAGTGTGCGCAAGGTGGTCATGGCCTTCTGCGCGTCGTCCTTACCCACGAAAAGGTGGTCGTGGTAAAAGCCCGCGACTACGTTGCAACTGATGCCCGCCTGGCCCAGTGCGCTGGCGAACGCTGCGGTCAGCCCGACTGCCGCCAGTGAGGAATGCACGGTCAGGGTGATCCAGGCCATGACGTAATCGCAGTCCAGGCCCA encodes the following:
- a CDS encoding ACT domain-containing protein produces the protein MTGETSLNALLRSMDPELNDGDYVFCTVADGSQVQGVEVIGSFREREGLTIILERSQAQRLGLDCDYVMAWITLTVHSSLAAVGLTAAFASALGQAGISCNVVAGFYHDHLFVGKDDAQKAMTTLRTLATSA
- a CDS encoding LysE/ArgO family amino acid transporter — protein: MWQSYLNGLLVSLGLIMAIGTQNAYVLAQSLRREHHLSVALLCIVCDALLVAAGVFGLANVLAHNPTLLAVARWGGVVFLLWYGAMALRRALSPQSLAQGDINGQRSRRAVLLTALAVTLLNPHVYLDTVLLIGSLGAQQAVPGAYVAGAASASVLWFSTLAIGAAWLAPWLARPTTWRLLDLMVAMMMFSVAVQLIRTA